In the Thalassoglobus sp. JC818 genome, one interval contains:
- a CDS encoding LamG-like jellyroll fold domain-containing protein → MLLSLSLLANQTNAELKVGAVATEVTPVDLPVLVNGSMVSRTVSDVTSKLHARTVVIDDGEERLAICVVDSCMLPKTLVDDVKALTAAKTKLKPDQILISATHTHSAPSSMGALGTSPDEQYVAFLRERLVNSFVAAEKQLEPAVVGWGQQYAPEYTALRRWIYRTDKPQLDPFGNSTVKANMHAARNPDDVTGESGPEDPVLSLLSFQSPDGRPIALIANFSMHYFGDKGLSSDYFGLFSNGLQEQLSHQDENSPPFVAMMSHGCSGDIWRRDYRKIIETGESSEHQTITEFAEGLIGVAKTAYDEIEYQPDATIDMAESRFELDYRTPDQQRLKWANEIVAELDGRLPETRPEIYAREQVFLDELQSTEVVVQAVRIGDFAIATTPNETYALSGLKIKRSSPFAKTMVIELANGGDGYIPPPEQHYLGGYNTWPARSAGLEVQAEPKIVAAAKSLLETVAGRPGKNPELAVTDSTQYVLDRSPAAYYRLSEMNGPIAKDATPNGHHAFYEPGIAYFLEGPTIDETNWEETNRCPHFAGGRLTSALDNIGEEYTISLWIWNGLPDQARSPTKWFFSRAENDMPSERGTHLGLNGNGVLCVGAEGNTAEGLNAVPRWTWAHVVFVVKGQTLTAYLNQNADPEFQLQLDDSPRSSPSFFFGGRADRASPWEGRLDEVVVFDRALSSQEVESIQKEFGTLKTE, encoded by the coding sequence ATGCTGTTGTCATTGAGTCTGCTCGCTAATCAGACAAATGCTGAATTGAAAGTTGGTGCTGTCGCGACAGAAGTCACACCTGTTGATCTTCCGGTGTTGGTCAACGGAAGCATGGTTTCACGAACTGTCAGCGATGTGACGTCAAAGCTGCACGCACGGACAGTCGTCATTGATGACGGTGAGGAACGTTTGGCGATCTGCGTCGTCGACAGTTGTATGCTTCCCAAAACACTGGTCGATGATGTCAAAGCCCTCACAGCGGCGAAAACAAAACTCAAGCCGGATCAGATTCTCATCTCGGCGACTCACACTCACTCAGCACCCTCATCCATGGGCGCGCTCGGGACAAGCCCGGATGAACAGTATGTTGCATTCCTTCGCGAACGACTGGTCAACAGCTTTGTAGCAGCTGAGAAGCAACTCGAACCGGCTGTCGTTGGTTGGGGGCAGCAGTACGCTCCGGAGTATACCGCGCTGCGTCGATGGATTTATCGAACAGACAAGCCGCAGCTGGATCCGTTCGGAAATTCAACCGTTAAAGCCAACATGCACGCTGCTCGCAATCCGGATGATGTCACTGGAGAGTCCGGCCCGGAAGATCCGGTTCTTTCACTGTTGTCGTTTCAATCTCCTGATGGACGCCCAATCGCTCTGATCGCTAACTTTTCGATGCACTACTTCGGAGACAAGGGGCTCAGCTCGGATTACTTCGGTCTGTTTTCAAACGGCCTCCAAGAGCAACTCTCGCATCAGGACGAAAATTCGCCGCCGTTCGTGGCAATGATGTCTCATGGTTGCAGTGGAGATATCTGGAGACGCGACTATCGTAAGATCATCGAAACGGGAGAGTCTTCCGAACATCAGACGATTACGGAGTTTGCCGAAGGTCTGATTGGTGTTGCAAAGACTGCATATGACGAAATTGAATATCAGCCCGACGCGACAATCGACATGGCGGAGAGTCGGTTCGAACTCGATTATCGAACTCCTGACCAACAAAGGCTGAAATGGGCGAACGAAATCGTCGCTGAGTTGGATGGCCGATTGCCCGAAACGAGACCGGAGATTTACGCCAGAGAACAGGTTTTTCTGGACGAATTGCAGTCGACCGAAGTTGTCGTTCAAGCTGTTCGAATTGGTGATTTCGCCATCGCGACGACACCGAACGAAACCTATGCACTCTCTGGGCTGAAGATTAAGCGAAGCAGCCCGTTCGCGAAAACGATGGTGATCGAACTGGCAAACGGAGGTGACGGATATATTCCGCCACCGGAACAACATTACCTTGGAGGATACAACACGTGGCCAGCACGGTCTGCCGGGTTAGAAGTTCAGGCAGAGCCTAAAATTGTAGCTGCAGCGAAGTCACTGCTCGAAACCGTCGCTGGTCGACCCGGGAAAAATCCTGAACTGGCGGTCACTGACTCAACACAATACGTGCTCGACCGAAGTCCGGCTGCGTATTACCGACTGAGCGAGATGAACGGGCCAATTGCGAAGGATGCTACACCGAACGGGCATCACGCGTTTTATGAACCCGGGATCGCTTACTTCCTGGAAGGTCCGACGATTGACGAGACGAATTGGGAAGAAACCAACCGCTGCCCACACTTCGCCGGCGGCAGGCTCACTTCTGCTTTGGACAACATCGGTGAAGAATACACGATCTCGCTTTGGATTTGGAATGGGCTTCCGGATCAAGCCCGATCTCCAACCAAATGGTTCTTTTCACGAGCAGAGAATGATATGCCTTCCGAGCGTGGGACACATCTCGGATTAAATGGAAACGGCGTTTTGTGTGTCGGTGCCGAAGGAAACACTGCCGAGGGACTCAATGCTGTACCGCGTTGGACGTGGGCACATGTTGTGTTTGTCGTGAAAGGTCAAACGCTGACAGCCTATCTGAATCAGAATGCAGATCCAGAGTTTCAACTCCAGCTTGACGATTCACCGCGTTCAAGTCCAAGCTTCTTCTTCGGAGGAAGGGCGGACAGGGCATCCCCATGGGAAGGAAGACTCGACGAAGTTGTTGTCTTCGATCGTGCCCTCTCCAGTCAGGAAGTGGAATCAATTCAGAAAGAGTTCGGCACGTTGAAAACTGAATAG
- a CDS encoding DUF1501 domain-containing protein, protein MKCRYFCDSEAHALGRRSFMQAFGAGLAVGGWGLASQSQALAQLKSEQKRMLVVFLAGGVSQLETWDPKPKTDTGGPFRAIPTSVPGIHISELLPQTAKNFDKLSLIRSINSHNDDHGKGSYQMGYGRNQMPGVAYPHLGSVCAKALERQNSPLPGFLRIPGGGRGNDAAYLGPAYNSVGVNGNPLANSARHGSLSDQIDQKRHDFRRGLNDRFLASRRTAETEVYTESFEQALGLMERRDVFDVSKESAEDQARYGSHDFGKHCLMARRLLEQDVPFVQVSHSNYDTHNENFNFHLEQMAEFDTPFSNLITDLDDRGMMESTLVVVMSEFGRTPRINARYGRDHWGKSWSICLGGAGIQPGAVIGKTNENGTEVIDREVAPGDLFHTYLSAVGIDSSGTFDIDGRELPVADPAHGPISELIT, encoded by the coding sequence ATGAAGTGTCGATACTTCTGTGACAGCGAAGCACATGCACTTGGTCGCCGCAGCTTCATGCAGGCATTCGGAGCAGGACTGGCAGTCGGCGGCTGGGGGCTTGCATCTCAGTCACAAGCTCTGGCCCAACTCAAAAGCGAGCAGAAGCGAATGCTTGTTGTGTTTCTAGCTGGAGGGGTCAGCCAACTCGAAACATGGGATCCAAAGCCGAAAACAGACACGGGCGGCCCTTTCCGAGCAATTCCAACGTCCGTTCCGGGCATTCACATCTCTGAACTTCTACCTCAAACAGCGAAGAATTTCGACAAGCTGTCGCTGATACGCAGCATCAATTCCCACAACGATGATCACGGGAAGGGAAGCTATCAGATGGGCTATGGCCGTAATCAAATGCCCGGCGTCGCATACCCTCATCTCGGATCGGTGTGTGCCAAAGCACTGGAACGTCAGAATTCACCGCTGCCTGGATTCCTCAGAATTCCCGGAGGAGGACGTGGGAATGATGCTGCCTATCTCGGTCCTGCGTATAACAGCGTGGGAGTTAATGGCAACCCGCTGGCCAACTCAGCACGGCATGGTTCGCTTTCGGATCAGATCGATCAGAAGCGTCATGATTTTCGTCGTGGGTTAAACGATCGCTTTCTTGCCTCTCGCAGAACAGCGGAGACTGAGGTTTATACGGAGAGTTTCGAGCAGGCACTCGGGCTGATGGAGAGACGGGATGTCTTTGATGTCTCGAAAGAGTCGGCTGAGGATCAGGCTCGCTATGGCAGTCACGATTTCGGGAAACATTGCCTGATGGCCAGACGTCTTCTGGAACAGGATGTACCGTTCGTTCAGGTCTCTCATTCCAACTACGATACCCACAATGAGAACTTTAACTTTCATCTCGAACAGATGGCGGAGTTTGACACGCCATTTTCGAACCTGATTACTGACCTCGATGATCGAGGTATGATGGAGTCCACACTTGTTGTTGTGATGTCAGAATTCGGTCGAACGCCGCGAATTAATGCTCGCTACGGGCGAGACCATTGGGGAAAATCATGGTCCATCTGCCTCGGCGGGGCAGGCATTCAACCAGGTGCAGTCATTGGAAAGACAAACGAAAACGGAACGGAAGTGATCGACAGAGAAGTCGCTCCGGGAGACCTCTTCCACACCTATCTATCAGCAGTCGGAATTGATTCGTCAGGAACGTTCGACATCGATGGTCGAGAACTCCCGGTCGCAGATCCCGCACACGGTCCGATCAGTGAACTCATTACTTAA